From Pelosinus fermentans DSM 17108, the proteins below share one genomic window:
- a CDS encoding spore coat protein gives MAQAGQQNQQQQGLNGQGSQFADQDILQLALNESKHLAESINSYILEAANEQLRKDYMNVLGDVYSQQKQIFDVMQQKGFYNVENATAQQINKAQSKFSS, from the coding sequence GTGGCACAAGCAGGTCAACAGAACCAACAACAGCAAGGACTGAATGGACAAGGCAGCCAGTTTGCCGATCAGGACATACTGCAATTGGCGTTAAATGAAAGCAAACATCTTGCAGAATCAATTAATTCATACATTCTGGAAGCTGCCAATGAACAGCTTCGCAAGGATTACATGAATGTTCTTGGGGATGTATATAGTCAGCAAAAACAAATTTTTGATGTGATGCAGCAAAAAGGCTTTTACAATGTGGAAAATGCAACTGCTCAGCAGATCAACAAAGCCCAAAGCAAATTTAGCAGTTAA
- a CDS encoding LytR/AlgR family response regulator transcription factor, giving the protein MLSILIVDDESPARDELKYLLSLENEVEIVGEADSGAAAIGLAAQLKANVIFMDVQMRGMNGLETAAILRTIVPETLLVFATAYDEYAVQAFTVGAVDYLLKPFERERVHMTIQRLKNYHGDEWRAAVGRVDAALNKSKIVVQKLPLEKNGKIIMVHYNDLIYVYTQKGIVTVVTIYGEFSYTSTLTELEERLAQTNLVRVHKSYIVNMDKVKEVVPWFKGTYWLKVEGDVEIPISKSRVREIKDILGLK; this is encoded by the coding sequence CGCGTGATGAGCTAAAGTATTTATTGTCCTTGGAAAATGAAGTGGAAATTGTAGGAGAAGCGGATAGTGGGGCGGCAGCGATTGGATTAGCAGCTCAATTAAAGGCGAATGTTATTTTTATGGATGTACAAATGCGGGGCATGAATGGTTTAGAAACTGCGGCAATACTTCGTACAATCGTTCCGGAAACCTTACTGGTATTTGCCACTGCCTATGATGAATATGCTGTCCAGGCTTTTACAGTTGGCGCAGTAGATTATCTTTTAAAGCCTTTTGAAAGAGAACGTGTACATATGACAATCCAGCGTCTGAAAAATTATCATGGTGACGAATGGCGGGCTGCGGTTGGCCGCGTGGATGCGGCATTAAATAAATCCAAAATTGTTGTACAAAAACTTCCCCTAGAAAAAAATGGTAAAATTATTATGGTGCACTATAATGACCTGATTTATGTGTATACCCAAAAAGGTATTGTTACAGTAGTTACAATTTATGGTGAATTTAGTTATACAAGTACTTTAACGGAATTAGAGGAACGTTTGGCCCAGACCAATCTGGTGCGTGTGCATAAGAGTTATATTGTAAACATGGATAAGGTAAAAGAGGTAGTGCCTTGGTTTAAGGGAACCTATTGGTTAAAAGTTGAAGGCGATGTTGAAATACCAATTAGCAAAAGTCGAGTTAGAGAGATCAAAGATATATTAGGATTAAAATAA